A stretch of Brevundimonas naejangsanensis DNA encodes these proteins:
- the dnaN gene encoding DNA polymerase III subunit beta has product MQLTIERSALLRALGHVQSVVERRNTIPILSNVLLSAGRDRLSFAATDLDMEMVDEAEAQVNVEGQITAPAHTLYEIVRKLPDGAEVSLTYSGDDPRLVVAAGRSRFNLPVLPAGDFPVMSTDTTGARFTLPKEDLARLIDKTRFAVSTEETRYYLNGLYLHTVAEGGIPLLRAVATDGHRLALAETPAPEGAAGGPGVIVPRKTVDQVRRLLDDGNGPVEVQVSPQKIRFEFGQASLTSKVIDGAFPDYLRVIPRGNDKQADIDNSLFAKAVDRVATISAEKSRSVKLAFDNDRVKLTVRNMEAGQAEEEVEIGYSDEPFEIGFNARYLLDVAGQITGETACFKFADPASPTLVLDPADVGVQYVLMPLRV; this is encoded by the coding sequence ATGCAGCTGACCATCGAACGTTCCGCGCTTCTTCGGGCCTTGGGGCACGTCCAGAGCGTGGTCGAGCGTCGCAACACCATTCCGATCCTGTCCAACGTGCTGCTGAGCGCCGGGCGCGACCGCCTGTCGTTCGCCGCCACCGACCTGGACATGGAGATGGTCGACGAGGCCGAGGCCCAGGTGAACGTCGAGGGCCAGATCACCGCCCCGGCCCACACCCTGTACGAGATCGTCCGCAAGCTGCCGGACGGCGCCGAGGTCAGCCTGACCTATTCGGGCGATGATCCGCGCCTGGTGGTGGCGGCGGGCCGCTCGCGCTTCAACCTGCCGGTGCTGCCGGCGGGCGACTTCCCGGTCATGTCGACGGACACGACGGGCGCGCGCTTCACCCTGCCCAAGGAAGACCTGGCGCGGCTGATCGACAAGACGCGCTTCGCCGTCTCGACCGAGGAGACGCGCTACTATCTGAACGGCCTCTATCTGCACACCGTGGCCGAGGGCGGCATTCCGCTGCTGCGCGCCGTGGCCACCGACGGCCACCGCCTGGCCCTGGCCGAGACCCCGGCGCCGGAAGGCGCGGCGGGCGGCCCCGGCGTCATCGTGCCGCGCAAGACGGTGGACCAGGTCCGTCGCCTGCTGGACGACGGCAACGGCCCGGTCGAGGTCCAGGTCAGCCCGCAGAAGATCCGCTTCGAGTTCGGCCAGGCCAGCCTGACCTCCAAGGTCATCGACGGCGCCTTCCCCGACTATCTGCGCGTCATCCCGCGCGGCAACGACAAGCAGGCCGACATCGACAACAGCCTGTTCGCCAAGGCCGTCGACCGCGTGGCCACCATCTCGGCCGAGAAGAGCCGCTCGGTGAAGCTGGCCTTCGACAACGACCGGGTGAAGCTGACCGTCCGCAACATGGAGGCCGGCCAGGCCGAGGAAGAGGTCGAGATCGGCTATTCCGACGAGCCGTTCGAGATCGGCTTCAACGCCCGCTACCTGCTGGACGTCGCCGGCCAGATCACCGGCGAGACCGCCTGCTTCAAGTTCGCCGACCCGGCCAGCCCGACCCTGGTGCTCGACCCGGCCGACGTGGGCGTCCAGTACGTGCTGATGCCGTTGCGGGTGTAG
- a CDS encoding GIY-YIG nuclease family protein: MFFYTYILAGRRNGVLYTGSTDDLLKRVVEHREKLRGGFTARYGVSCLVWYELHGTRDEAFRRERQGMAARMEARPDRADEPRLG; this comes from the coding sequence ATGTTTTTCTACACCTACATCCTGGCCGGCCGGCGTAACGGCGTCCTGTATACCGGCTCGACCGACGACCTGCTGAAGCGGGTCGTCGAGCATCGCGAGAAGCTGCGCGGCGGGTTCACGGCTAGATATGGGGTTTCCTGCCTGGTCTGGTACGAACTCCACGGGACGCGTGACGAGGCTTTTCGTCGTGAACGCCAAGGAATGGCGGCGCGAATGGAAGCTCGACCTGATCGAGCGGATGAACCCCGGCTGGGATGA
- the recF gene encoding DNA replication/repair protein RecF (All proteins in this family for which functions are known are DNA-binding proteins that assist the filamentation of RecA onto DNA for the initiation of recombination or recombinational repair.) translates to MITSLALTDFRSYASASLPVSGGAVVLHGPNGAGKTNLLEAISLLTPGKGLRGATAAEMGRREPGEAVGRPWAVAATLRGADGDEVRLGTGVQAMGPSARRIVRIDGETAPPGRLLDYLRPVWATPEQDRLFSDARAERLRFFDRLVFAAHPDHAAVVSTYEKALRERLRLLTDETRPADPLWLDALEARLAESGARAAVARAAALKELQAGIDARADRPFPQADLGLTGPAEEMAATGADEADIVEALGEGLMRARARDAAAGRSLFGPHRSDLTALHREKNRPAAEGSSGEQKALVLNLILAQVARLADQPAQPVLLLDEAPAHLDAARRAALFDEIEALGLQAFMTGTERGLFAALEGRAQFVAVEGGGLSS, encoded by the coding sequence ATGATCACCTCCCTCGCCCTCACTGATTTCCGTTCCTATGCGAGCGCCAGCCTGCCGGTCTCCGGCGGGGCCGTGGTGCTGCACGGGCCGAACGGGGCGGGGAAGACCAACCTGCTGGAGGCGATCAGCCTGCTGACCCCCGGCAAGGGGCTGCGCGGGGCGACGGCGGCCGAGATGGGGCGGCGCGAGCCGGGCGAGGCGGTCGGGCGGCCCTGGGCCGTGGCGGCGACGCTGCGGGGGGCGGACGGCGATGAGGTGCGCCTGGGCACGGGGGTGCAGGCCATGGGGCCGTCGGCGCGGCGCATCGTGCGCATCGACGGGGAGACGGCGCCGCCCGGGCGGCTGCTGGACTATCTGCGCCCCGTCTGGGCCACGCCCGAGCAGGACCGGCTGTTCTCGGACGCCCGCGCCGAGCGGCTGCGCTTCTTCGACCGCCTGGTCTTCGCCGCCCATCCCGACCACGCCGCCGTCGTCTCCACCTATGAGAAGGCCCTGCGCGAGCGGTTGCGGCTGCTGACCGACGAGACGCGTCCGGCCGATCCTCTGTGGCTGGACGCCCTGGAGGCGCGGCTGGCCGAAAGCGGCGCGCGCGCGGCCGTGGCCCGCGCCGCCGCGCTGAAAGAGCTCCAGGCCGGCATCGACGCCCGCGCCGACCGCCCCTTCCCCCAAGCCGACCTGGGTCTGACCGGTCCGGCCGAAGAGATGGCGGCGACCGGCGCCGACGAGGCCGACATCGTCGAGGCGCTGGGCGAAGGCCTGATGCGCGCCCGCGCCCGCGACGCGGCGGCCGGGCGCAGCCTGTTCGGCCCGCACCGCTCGGACCTGACGGCGCTGCACCGCGAGAAGAACCGTCCGGCGGCGGAGGGCTCGTCGGGCGAGCAGAAGGCCCTGGTGCTGAACCTGATCCTGGCCCAGGTGGCGCGCCTGGCCGATCAGCCGGCGCAGCCGGTCCTGCTGCTGGACGAGGCGCCCGCGCACCTGGACGCCGCCCGCCGCGCCGCCCTGTTCGACGAGATCGAGGCCCTGGGTCTGCAGGCCTTCATGACCGGGACGGAGCGGGGGCTGTTCGCGGCGCTGGAGGGACGGGCGCAGTTCGTGGCCGTGGAGGGCGGGGGGCTGTCTTCCTGA
- the rpsT gene encoding 30S ribosomal protein S20, with product MANNAGARKAIRKIEARTEVNKARRTRVRTYLRKFQEALTGGDVEVAKAAFITAQSELMRAVSKGVVHKNTGSRKVSRLAAQLKKLSAA from the coding sequence ATGGCCAACAATGCAGGCGCCCGCAAGGCGATCCGCAAGATCGAAGCGCGGACCGAAGTGAACAAGGCCCGCCGCACCCGCGTGCGCACCTACCTGCGCAAGTTCCAGGAAGCCCTGACGGGCGGCGACGTCGAAGTCGCCAAGGCCGCCTTCATCACCGCCCAGTCGGAACTGATGCGCGCCGTGTCCAAGGGCGTGGTCCACAAGAACACTGGCTCGCGCAAGGTCAGCCGTCTGGCCGCCCAGCTGAAGAAGCTGTCGGCCGCCTGA
- a CDS encoding enoyl-CoA hydratase yields MADAYSTLLIERHADGYAVVTLNRPEALNALNTTLTGELGDFLESVADDDGVRCVVLTGSAKAFAAGADIKEMADQAYADMYRGNFFARAHDRVANFRKPIIAAVSGYALGGGCELAMLCDFIIASETARFGQPEINLGVAPGIGGSQRLTRAVGKAKAMDMCLTGRMMDAAEAERSGLVSRVVAADALLDEARAAAAKIAGQSILAVMANKELVNAAFETTLAQGVVFERRLFHSLFAFDDQKEGMAAFVEKRKPAFTGR; encoded by the coding sequence GGCTATGCGGTCGTGACCCTGAACCGGCCCGAGGCGCTGAACGCCCTGAACACGACGCTGACGGGCGAACTGGGCGACTTCCTGGAGAGCGTGGCCGACGACGACGGCGTGCGCTGCGTGGTTCTGACCGGCTCGGCCAAGGCCTTCGCCGCCGGCGCCGACATCAAGGAGATGGCGGACCAGGCCTACGCCGACATGTATCGCGGCAACTTCTTCGCCCGCGCCCACGACCGGGTGGCGAACTTCCGCAAGCCGATCATCGCGGCGGTGTCGGGCTATGCCCTCGGCGGCGGCTGCGAACTGGCCATGCTGTGCGACTTCATCATCGCCTCGGAGACGGCCAGGTTCGGCCAGCCCGAGATCAACCTGGGCGTGGCGCCCGGCATCGGCGGCTCGCAGCGCCTGACCCGCGCCGTGGGCAAGGCCAAGGCGATGGACATGTGCCTGACCGGCCGGATGATGGACGCGGCCGAGGCCGAGCGGTCGGGCCTGGTGTCGCGCGTGGTGGCGGCCGACGCCCTGCTGGACGAGGCGCGCGCCGCCGCCGCCAAGATCGCCGGCCAGTCGATCCTGGCCGTCATGGCCAACAAGGAGCTGGTCAACGCCGCCTTCGAGACGACCCTGGCGCAAGGGGTGGTGTTCGAGCGCCGCCTGTTCCACTCCCTGTTCGCCTTCGACGACCAGAAGGAGGGCATGGCCGCCTTCGTCGAGAAGCGGAAGCCCGCCTTCACCGGCCGGTGA
- the dnaA gene encoding chromosomal replication initiator protein DnaA: MAGMTDPNRIWTEAAGRLKTEIGDGPYSSYIAPSAVRVDSQGNLILVTPTAYARDWVRKNALRRMNELWLGLDGLARRLEVRCRAEMGSVPPAAASREAPRLASISAPAPAAAAAPAFSAPAFAPATDGARAVRAAGLQERLTFDSFVEGHGNAFALAIAKQVASWADGHFNPVFFCGPYGYGKTHLLNAIAWEAQRLRPDAKVVYLTAERFLSTFVRAMQDRSTAAFKESLRSADMLLLDDVQFVGGKTSTQEELLNTLTALIEDGKRIVLSADRAPMALTDVEPRLRSHLAAGLTCPVEAADRSLKVAVAQSRLNALAQLGVVSGEARAEVLEHLIDRTPGSMRELEGAVNTLAAVAGSRLSALTVDEVQTLLGAALRTGPERRITVDEIQKTVAEHFNLKQADLLSERRTRAIARPRQIAMYLCKQHTTRSYPDIGRRFGGRDHTTVLHGVRKIEELMPKDDQIARDVEALTRKLRG; this comes from the coding sequence ATGGCGGGCATGACGGATCCGAACCGTATCTGGACCGAGGCGGCTGGCCGCCTGAAGACCGAGATCGGCGACGGGCCCTACAGCTCCTACATCGCCCCCTCGGCCGTGCGCGTGGATTCCCAGGGCAATCTGATCCTGGTCACGCCCACGGCCTACGCCCGCGACTGGGTGCGCAAGAACGCCCTGCGGCGCATGAACGAGCTGTGGCTGGGCCTGGACGGCCTGGCCCGCCGCCTGGAGGTGCGCTGCCGCGCCGAGATGGGCTCGGTCCCGCCGGCGGCCGCCTCGCGCGAGGCGCCGCGCCTGGCCTCGATCAGCGCCCCGGCGCCGGCCGCCGCGGCGGCCCCCGCCTTCTCCGCTCCGGCCTTCGCCCCCGCGACCGACGGCGCCCGCGCCGTGCGCGCCGCCGGCCTGCAGGAGCGCCTGACCTTCGACAGCTTCGTCGAGGGGCACGGCAACGCCTTCGCCCTGGCCATCGCCAAACAGGTCGCCAGCTGGGCCGACGGCCATTTCAACCCGGTCTTCTTCTGCGGCCCCTACGGCTACGGCAAGACCCACCTGCTGAACGCCATCGCCTGGGAGGCGCAGCGCCTGCGCCCGGACGCCAAGGTGGTCTATCTGACCGCCGAACGCTTCCTGTCGACCTTCGTGCGCGCCATGCAGGACCGCTCGACCGCCGCCTTCAAGGAGAGCCTGCGCTCGGCCGACATGCTGCTGCTGGACGACGTCCAGTTCGTCGGCGGCAAGACCTCGACCCAGGAAGAGCTGCTCAACACGCTCACGGCCCTGATCGAGGACGGAAAGCGCATCGTCCTGTCGGCTGACCGCGCCCCCATGGCCCTGACCGACGTCGAGCCGCGCCTGCGCAGCCACCTGGCCGCGGGCCTGACCTGCCCGGTCGAGGCGGCGGACCGCAGTCTCAAGGTCGCGGTGGCCCAGTCGCGCCTCAACGCCCTGGCCCAGCTGGGCGTCGTCTCGGGCGAGGCGCGCGCCGAGGTGCTGGAGCATCTGATCGACCGCACCCCCGGCTCGATGCGCGAGCTGGAAGGCGCCGTGAACACCCTTGCCGCCGTCGCCGGAAGCCGCCTGTCGGCCCTGACGGTCGACGAGGTCCAGACCCTGCTGGGCGCCGCCCTGCGCACGGGGCCGGAGCGCCGCATCACCGTCGACGAGATCCAGAAGACGGTGGCCGAACACTTCAACCTCAAGCAGGCCGACCTGCTGAGCGAGCGCCGCACCCGCGCCATCGCCCGCCCGCGCCAGATCGCCATGTATCTGTGCAAGCAGCACACCACCCGCTCCTATCCCGACATCGGCCGCCGCTTCGGCGGGCGCGACCACACCACCGTGCTTCACGGGGTCCGCAAGATCGAGGAGCTGATGCCCAAGGACGACCAGATCGCCCGCGACGTCGAGGCTCTGACGCGCAAGCTGCGCGGCTAA